From the Streptobacillus felis genome, one window contains:
- the mreC gene encoding rod shape-determining protein MreC: MRKKKNIIKRFFLFGLMLLIFFLNRNRIFNITKVMLSDINFKLVDTKTLIYNSYMKYNQKLDYLRNVKENVDELEKLKSEIQLLTAEKMELQKIVEENIELRTYLELENTDNKNFVVAEVILKDNLQDQDIIYINKGKNQGITENSPVILNGKLIGKINKVSEKYSEVYLLSNPNFKMSVNVNNIFTGIIRGKGSLNFVIKNFNVENSEKIFQFDIETSGISELYPKGLPIGSFRLEDKTKLIDNKELNFTISDRIIGINTVVVYQYDNNKLKLLKEIEGEENR; this comes from the coding sequence ATGAGAAAGAAAAAAAACATTATAAAAAGATTCTTTTTATTTGGATTAATGTTATTGATTTTTTTTCTAAATAGAAATAGAATTTTTAATATTACTAAAGTAATGTTATCTGATATTAATTTTAAATTAGTAGACACCAAAACTTTAATTTATAATAGTTATATGAAGTATAATCAAAAATTAGATTATTTAAGAAATGTCAAAGAAAATGTAGATGAATTAGAAAAATTAAAATCAGAAATACAATTATTAACTGCAGAAAAAATGGAACTTCAAAAAATAGTAGAAGAAAATATAGAATTAAGAACTTATCTTGAACTTGAAAATACTGATAATAAAAATTTTGTAGTTGCAGAAGTAATACTTAAAGATAATTTACAAGATCAGGATATAATATATATTAATAAAGGTAAAAATCAAGGAATAACTGAAAATTCACCTGTAATATTAAATGGTAAATTAATTGGTAAGATTAATAAAGTTTCTGAAAAATATTCTGAAGTTTATTTATTGTCTAATCCTAATTTTAAAATGTCTGTAAATGTTAATAATATTTTTACAGGTATTATTCGTGGAAAAGGTTCTTTAAATTTTGTGATTAAGAATTTCAATGTTGAGAATTCGGAAAAAATATTTCAATTTGATATTGAAACTTCTGGAATTAGTGAACTTTATCCTAAGGGATTACCTATAGGAAGCTTTAGATTAGAAGATAAAACTAAACTTATAGATAATAAAGAACTTAATTTTACTATAAGTGATAGAATCATAGGAATAAATACTGTAGTAGTTTATCAATATGATAATAATAAATTGAAATTATTAAAGGAAATAGAAGGGGAAGAAAATAGATGA
- a CDS encoding co-chaperone GroES family protein yields MEIKPLGNRILIEKVKTEKKTRSGLILSENVEAENNFAKVIEVSEKIEKNIQIGQYILVDLDKAMEVRYDGLIRYIINVEDVYAVIGGYNE; encoded by the coding sequence ATGGAAATAAAACCATTAGGTAATAGAATATTAATAGAAAAAGTGAAAACAGAGAAAAAAACTAGAAGTGGATTAATTTTAAGTGAAAATGTAGAAGCAGAAAATAACTTTGCTAAAGTAATAGAGGTCTCTGAAAAAATAGAAAAAAACATACAAATAGGTCAATATATTTTAGTTGATTTAGATAAAGCTATGGAAGTAAGATATGATGGTTTAATTAGATATATAATAAATGTAGAAGATGTTTATGCAGTTATTGGAGGGTATAATGAGTAA
- the groL gene encoding chaperonin GroEL (60 kDa chaperone family; promotes refolding of misfolded polypeptides especially under stressful conditions; forms two stacked rings of heptamers to form a barrel-shaped 14mer; ends can be capped by GroES; misfolded proteins enter the barrel where they are refolded when GroES binds) — MSKIIKFNEEARLALQKGVDVLADAVKITLGPRGRNVVLDRGYGAPLITNDGVTIAKEIELEDYTENLGAQLMKEVAIKANDVAGDGTTTATVLAQSLIKEGSKMIQAGANPVFIRRGIEKATKLAIEKLRERSVSIKNNSEIEQVASISAADETVGKLIADAMKIVGDNGVITVEEARSLDTTMEVVEGMQFDNGYLSPYMVTDTERMTVELENPYILLTSRKINSMKEILGLLEKVVESSRPLLIIADDIEGEALSTLVLNKIRGALNVVVVKAPAFGDRRLAMLEDIAILTGAIVISEEKAMKLEEADIDDLGSSRKIKVTKDKTIIVDGLGNTLEREERITQIKGQILETKSDYDREKLQERLAKLSGGVAVIRVGAATETEMKEKKMRIEDALNATRAAVEEGVVAGGGTALIQIYKDIKKFNIEGEEGIGVEIFKKALFSPLKQIAINSGVDAGVVLEKVLNSDVNFGYDALKGEYVNMFERGIIDPTKVTRSAIQNSSSIASLLLTTEVSVVTKEDKNNQQMPGMY; from the coding sequence ATGAGTAAAATAATAAAATTTAATGAAGAAGCAAGATTAGCACTACAAAAAGGAGTAGATGTATTAGCAGATGCAGTAAAAATAACTTTAGGTCCTCGTGGAAGAAATGTTGTTTTAGATAGAGGTTATGGTGCTCCGTTAATTACTAATGATGGTGTAACTATAGCTAAAGAAATTGAATTAGAAGATTATACAGAAAATTTAGGTGCTCAACTAATGAAGGAAGTAGCTATAAAAGCAAATGATGTTGCAGGAGATGGTACTACTACTGCTACTGTTTTAGCACAAAGTTTAATTAAAGAGGGATCTAAGATGATACAAGCAGGTGCAAATCCTGTTTTTATAAGAAGAGGTATAGAAAAAGCTACTAAACTTGCAATAGAAAAATTAAGAGAAAGATCAGTTTCTATTAAAAATAATAGCGAAATAGAACAAGTTGCATCAATTTCTGCAGCTGATGAAACTGTTGGTAAATTGATAGCAGATGCTATGAAAATAGTTGGAGATAATGGAGTAATAACTGTCGAAGAAGCAAGATCTTTAGATACTACTATGGAAGTTGTTGAGGGAATGCAATTTGATAATGGGTATTTATCGCCATACATGGTTACAGATACAGAAAGAATGACAGTTGAGTTAGAAAATCCATATATATTATTAACAAGTAGAAAAATAAACTCTATGAAAGAGATATTAGGATTATTGGAAAAAGTTGTAGAAAGTTCTAGACCTTTATTAATAATAGCTGATGATATAGAAGGAGAAGCACTTTCTACTTTAGTTCTAAATAAAATAAGAGGAGCACTAAATGTTGTTGTAGTAAAAGCACCAGCATTTGGCGATAGAAGATTAGCTATGTTAGAAGATATAGCAATTTTAACTGGTGCAATAGTTATTTCTGAAGAAAAGGCTATGAAATTAGAAGAAGCGGATATAGATGACTTAGGATCTTCAAGAAAAATTAAAGTAACTAAAGATAAAACTATTATAGTAGATGGATTAGGAAATACCCTTGAGAGGGAAGAAAGAATTACACAAATAAAAGGTCAAATACTTGAGACAAAGTCAGATTATGATAGAGAAAAATTACAAGAAAGATTAGCTAAACTTTCTGGTGGAGTTGCTGTAATAAGAGTTGGTGCAGCTACAGAAACAGAAATGAAAGAGAAAAAAATGAGAATAGAAGATGCTTTAAATGCTACTCGGGCAGCTGTAGAAGAAGGTGTAGTTGCAGGTGGAGGTACAGCTCTAATTCAAATATACAAAGATATTAAAAAATTTAATATAGAAGGTGAAGAAGGAATAGGAGTTGAAATATTTAAAAAAGCATTATTTTCTCCTTTAAAACAAATAGCAATAAATTCAGGGGTTGATGCTGGTGTAGTATTAGAAAAAGTATTAAATTCAGATGTTAATTTTGGATATGATGCTTTAAAAGGAGAATATGTTAATATGTTTGAACGTGGAATAATAGATCCTACTAAAGTTACTCGTTCTGCAATACAAAATTCTTCTTCTATAGCTTCTCTATTATTAACAACTGAAGTTAGTGTAGTTACAAAGGAAGATAAAAATAATCAACAAATGCCAGGTATGTATTAG
- a CDS encoding aminopeptidase, with product MEFIEKLKKYAETVIKIGANVQKDQLVVIRALTENREFVYLLSEEAYKVGASDVQVIWRDDVLARQKYKYASKETLEEVKSYIVDQYDDCVKNNAVFISIVGSDPNNLEGLDQEKIKAGTMAVSKSMTGLRKALMSDENSWVVIGAATKAWSKIVFPELNAEEAVSKLWETIFYTMRIDGDAVGNWEKHIENLSSKAKYLNDMKFKYLKYTSEKGTNLTIELPKGHIWTSGKSLNSKCVEFTANMPTEEVFTLPHKDGVNGVVYSTKPLNYSGNLIDEFKLVFEKGKVVDYSAKKGESVLKSLLETDEGALSLGEVALVPFDSPISNTNIMFSETLFDENASCHLALGRAYPTCIEGGTTMNEEESLRAGVNNSLVHEDFMIGDASLNIVGITEDGKEIPVFINGNWA from the coding sequence ATGGAATTTATTGAAAAATTAAAAAAATATGCAGAAACAGTAATTAAGATAGGCGCTAATGTACAAAAAGACCAATTAGTAGTGATAAGAGCATTAACTGAAAATAGAGAGTTTGTATATTTATTAAGTGAAGAAGCATATAAAGTAGGAGCAAGTGATGTACAAGTTATATGGAGAGATGATGTATTAGCAAGACAAAAATATAAATATGCTTCAAAAGAAACTTTAGAAGAAGTTAAAAGTTACATTGTGGATCAATATGATGATTGTGTTAAAAATAATGCTGTTTTCATATCGATAGTTGGTTCTGATCCAAATAATTTAGAAGGATTAGATCAAGAAAAAATTAAAGCTGGAACTATGGCAGTATCTAAATCAATGACTGGTTTAAGAAAAGCTTTAATGAGTGATGAAAATTCATGGGTTGTAATTGGTGCTGCAACAAAAGCATGGTCTAAAATTGTATTTCCTGAATTAAACGCAGAAGAAGCTGTAAGTAAATTATGGGAAACAATTTTTTATACAATGAGAATAGATGGAGATGCTGTAGGAAATTGGGAAAAACATATAGAAAACTTAAGTTCTAAAGCTAAATATTTAAATGATATGAAGTTTAAATATTTAAAATATACTAGTGAAAAAGGTACAAATTTAACTATAGAATTACCTAAGGGTCATATTTGGACATCAGGTAAGTCTTTAAATTCTAAGTGTGTTGAATTTACTGCTAATATGCCTACTGAAGAAGTATTTACTTTACCACATAAAGATGGAGTTAATGGAGTAGTTTATAGTACTAAACCATTAAATTACAGTGGAAATTTAATTGATGAATTTAAACTAGTATTTGAAAAAGGTAAAGTAGTAGACTATTCTGCAAAAAAAGGAGAAAGTGTACTTAAATCTTTATTAGAAACTGATGAAGGAGCCCTTTCTTTAGGAGAAGTAGCTTTAGTACCATTTGATTCACCTATATCTAATACTAATATTATGTTTAGTGAAACATTATTTGATGAAAATGCATCATGTCATTTAGCATTAGGTAGAGCATACCCAACATGTATAGAAGGTGGAACTACTATGAATGAAGAAGAATCTTTAAGAGCTGGAGTTAATAATAGCTTAGTTCATGAAGACTTTATGATAGGTGATGCCTCATTAAATATAGTTGGAATTACTGAAGATGGAAAAGAAATCCCTGTGTTTATAAATGGAAATTGGGCATAA
- the recO gene encoding DNA repair protein RecO, producing the protein MKIINDVAIILNKKEISGSSILVTLFTKKHGKVSAIIFNARNSKKKHLASLMPLSISDVEIEIKNSSKIITNSILQHSFQNSMNKIEKLQLLFYIAHSLNQVLEFDNPDEELYNKSIEIIQYIDALDNELIENIDFERYILITFLRRLMVVLGIFDLNQLVNQYDLLNQYNDYVEYSKTSVLNNPNSLITLLNCFEGYINNYFEIKLNYKKILIL; encoded by the coding sequence ATGAAAATTATAAATGATGTTGCTATTATTTTAAATAAAAAAGAAATATCGGGAAGTAGCATTTTAGTTACATTATTTACCAAAAAACATGGTAAAGTATCGGCAATAATATTTAATGCCAGAAATTCTAAGAAAAAGCATTTAGCATCTTTAATGCCATTAAGTATTTCAGATGTTGAAATAGAAATAAAAAATAGTTCAAAAATAATTACAAATAGTATATTACAGCATAGTTTTCAAAATTCTATGAATAAAATTGAAAAATTACAACTATTATTCTATATAGCTCATTCTTTAAATCAAGTATTAGAATTTGATAATCCAGATGAGGAATTATATAATAAAAGTATAGAGATTATTCAATATATAGATGCTTTAGATAATGAATTAATTGAAAATATAGATTTTGAAAGATATATTTTGATTACTTTTTTAAGAAGATTAATGGTAGTTTTAGGAATATTTGATCTTAATCAATTAGTTAATCAATATGATTTACTTAATCAATATAATGATTATGTTGAATATTCAAAAACTAGCGTTTTAAATAATCCAAATAGTTTAATTACATTGTTAAACTGCTTTGAAGGGTATATTAATAATTATTTCGAAATAAAATTAAATTATAAAAAAATATTGATACTTTAA
- the ptsP gene encoding phosphoenolpyruvate--protein phosphotransferase, which yields MMRLTGIGASEGVAIGRVYVFHEEEIVLPEEKLLTEETYESEIIKLEEAMKKSKTQLISIREKVRIKMGDDKADIFDGHILLLEDEDLVDEIKNKIMEDGLKAAHALKEGIDEYSLMLSQLDDPYLRERAADFQDIGKRWLKNLLNIKISDLSNLEPDTIIITNDLTPSDTAQLDLKNCRGFVTEVGGKTAHSAIMARSLEIPAVVGTKSIISEVKDGQRIVIDGEKGEIYIEPTDAIIKEYENIREEQQKAKLELKKIKDLKPITKDGHEVEIWGNIGKPEDIDAVMEAGATGVGLYRTEFLFMNSDHMPTEEEQYRAYREVVEKMKNCPITIRTMDIGGDKELPYLDLPKEMNPFLGYRAIRISLVHKDMFKTQLKAILRASAYGTVKIMYPMITSINEVRAANVILEECKKELDEIGKKFDRNIKVGIMIETPSSAIIAYKFAKEVDFFSIGTNDLTQYFLAVDRGNEMVSDLYSAFNPAVLEAIQKVIDAAHDRGIPISMCGEFAGNKQATELLLGMGLDAFSMSASSVLQVKNKILESNYAEAQKYRDLILSKNTPEEVVDALR from the coding sequence TTGCTATTGGTAGAGTTTATGTATTTCATGAAGAAGAAATCGTACTTCCTGAAGAAAAATTACTTACAGAGGAAACTTATGAATCTGAAATTATTAAACTAGAAGAAGCTATGAAAAAATCAAAAACTCAACTTATATCTATTAGAGAAAAAGTTAGAATTAAGATGGGTGATGATAAAGCTGATATCTTTGATGGTCATATTCTATTATTAGAAGATGAAGATTTAGTGGATGAAATTAAAAACAAAATAATGGAAGATGGTCTAAAAGCAGCGCATGCTTTAAAAGAGGGTATAGATGAATACTCATTAATGCTTTCACAATTAGATGATCCTTATTTAAGAGAAAGAGCAGCAGATTTCCAAGATATAGGTAAAAGATGGTTAAAAAACTTATTAAACATTAAAATAAGTGACTTAAGTAATTTAGAACCAGATACAATAATTATTACTAATGATCTTACACCTTCAGATACAGCTCAGTTAGATTTAAAAAATTGTAGAGGGTTTGTTACTGAAGTTGGAGGTAAAACAGCTCACTCAGCTATTATGGCAAGATCTCTTGAAATTCCAGCAGTAGTTGGTACTAAATCTATAATTAGTGAAGTTAAAGATGGTCAAAGAATAGTTATAGATGGAGAAAAAGGTGAAATATATATTGAACCTACAGATGCTATTATTAAAGAATATGAAAATATAAGAGAAGAGCAACAAAAAGCTAAATTAGAATTGAAAAAAATAAAAGATTTAAAACCTATTACTAAAGATGGACATGAAGTTGAAATTTGGGGTAATATAGGAAAACCAGAAGATATAGATGCAGTTATGGAAGCTGGAGCTACTGGTGTAGGACTTTATAGAACTGAATTCTTATTTATGAATTCAGATCATATGCCTACTGAAGAAGAACAATATAGAGCATATAGAGAAGTAGTAGAAAAAATGAAAAATTGTCCTATAACTATACGTACTATGGATATAGGTGGAGATAAAGAGCTACCTTATTTAGATTTACCAAAAGAAATGAATCCATTCTTAGGATATAGAGCTATAAGAATATCTCTTGTTCATAAAGATATGTTCAAAACACAATTGAAAGCAATATTAAGAGCATCAGCTTATGGTACAGTTAAAATTATGTATCCAATGATTACTTCAATAAATGAAGTTAGAGCAGCTAATGTAATATTAGAAGAATGTAAAAAAGAATTAGATGAAATTGGTAAGAAATTTGATAGAAATATTAAAGTTGGTATCATGATAGAAACTCCATCATCTGCAATTATTGCATATAAATTTGCAAAAGAAGTTGATTTCTTCTCAATAGGTACTAATGATTTAACTCAATATTTCTTAGCAGTAGATAGAGGAAATGAAATGGTTTCAGATCTTTATTCTGCATTTAACCCTGCAGTTTTAGAGGCAATACAAAAAGTTATAGATGCAGCACATGATAGAGGAATACCTATAAGTATGTGTGGAGAATTTGCTGGTAATAAACAAGCTACAGAACTATTATTAGGAATGGGACTTGATGCATTTAGTATGTCAGCATCATCTGTATTACAAGTTAAAAATAAAATATTAGAGTCAAATTATGCAGAAGCTCAAAAATATAGAGATTTAATTTTAAGTAAAAATACTCCAGAAGAAGTAGTTGATGCATTAAGATAG
- a CDS encoding DJ-1 family glyoxalase III encodes MKKIAVLMFNGVEEIEALFPVDLFRRANILVDTVSIYNEKKVNGSHNIQILTDKLLNEVDFNEYDCVFLPGGPGTKEYFNSQILEEKLVDYYNQNNLVAAICAAPIYIAKLGFLESKKSTVFKGLEMDLIENGAIYEDVPVIEDQNIITARSVAAAKELGFAVIEYLLGEDDLNKLKEQIINY; translated from the coding sequence ATGAAGAAAATAGCAGTATTAATGTTTAATGGTGTGGAAGAAATAGAAGCACTATTTCCAGTTGATTTATTTAGAAGGGCAAATATACTTGTAGATACGGTAAGTATATATAATGAAAAAAAAGTAAATGGTTCTCATAATATTCAAATTTTAACTGACAAATTATTAAATGAAGTTGATTTTAACGAGTATGATTGTGTATTTTTACCTGGTGGTCCAGGAACAAAAGAATACTTTAATTCTCAAATACTTGAAGAAAAATTAGTAGATTACTACAATCAAAATAATTTAGTTGCTGCTATATGTGCAGCACCAATTTATATAGCTAAATTAGGTTTTCTTGAAAGTAAAAAATCAACGGTATTTAAAGGTTTAGAAATGGATTTAATAGAAAATGGAGCAATATATGAAGATGTTCCTGTTATAGAAGATCAAAATATAATAACAGCTAGGTCAGTTGCTGCAGCAAAAGAGTTAGGATTTGCAGTTATTGAATATCTATTAGGTGAAGATGATTTGAATAAATTAAAAGAACAAATAATAAATTATTAA
- a CDS encoding PTS sugar transporter subunit IIA, translating to MKTNYIFEKIYVDGINLNLQAKNKNALLKEMFKGLENNENIINKEKAFEDLLEREVLGTTGIGRGVAIPHAKTDAVKDIIITVGVVKDGIEYEAVDEEKVNTLFMFLSPVELSREYLTILAKISRFCQSENFRKKLLECESKEELIDLIKSKEV from the coding sequence ATGAAGACTAATTACATATTCGAGAAAATATATGTAGATGGAATTAACTTAAATTTACAAGCAAAAAATAAAAATGCATTATTAAAAGAAATGTTTAAAGGTTTAGAAAATAATGAAAATATTATAAACAAAGAAAAAGCATTTGAGGATTTATTAGAAAGAGAAGTTTTAGGTACTACTGGAATAGGAAGAGGAGTTGCTATCCCTCATGCAAAAACGGACGCAGTTAAGGATATAATAATTACAGTTGGTGTAGTTAAAGATGGAATAGAATATGAAGCAGTAGACGAAGAAAAAGTAAATACTTTATTTATGTTTTTATCTCCAGTTGAATTAAGTAGAGAATATTTAACAATATTAGCAAAAATTTCTAGATTTTGTCAAAGTGAAAATTTTAGAAAAAAACTTTTAGAATGTGAAAGTAAAGAAGAATTAATTGATTTAATAAAGAGTAAGGAAGTTTAG